One Nicotiana tomentosiformis chromosome 4, ASM39032v3, whole genome shotgun sequence genomic window carries:
- the LOC104109370 gene encoding DNA-directed RNA polymerases II and V subunit 6B-like isoform X1, producing MADEDYDMDGGYEDEPIEPEPDEGAEVEEDNVNNEEVPDPLLGEGEEKPEQEPVERPRKTSKYMTKYERARILGTRALQISMNAPVMVELEGETDPLESSEKRRYLSQFVDICQMEVMRIGE from the exons ATGGCTGACGAGGATTATGATATGGACGGAGG ATATGAGGATGAGCCCATAGAGCCCGAGCCTGAT GAAGGAGCAGAGGTCGAAGAAGATAATGTCAACAATGAGGAAGTGCCAGACCCCCTTTTGGGTGAAGGTGAGGAAAAACCAGAGCAGGAGCCTGTGGAACGACCTCGGAAAACATCCAAGTATATGACAAAATATGAACGTGCAAGAATCCTGGGTACTCGAGCGCTCCAGATCAG CATGAATGCTCCTGTTATGGTTGAGTTGGAGGGTGAAACTGATCCACTTGAG AGCTCCGAGAAAAGAAGATACCTTTCACAATTCGTCGATATCTGCCAGATGGAAG TTATGAGGATTGGGGAGTAG
- the LOC104109370 gene encoding DNA-directed RNA polymerases II and V subunit 6B-like isoform X2 yields MADEDYDMDGGYEDEPIEPEPDEGAEVEEDNVNNEEVPDPLLGEGEEKPEQEPVERPRKTSKYMTKYERARILGTRALQISMNAPVMVELEGETDPLEL; encoded by the exons ATGGCTGACGAGGATTATGATATGGACGGAGG ATATGAGGATGAGCCCATAGAGCCCGAGCCTGAT GAAGGAGCAGAGGTCGAAGAAGATAATGTCAACAATGAGGAAGTGCCAGACCCCCTTTTGGGTGAAGGTGAGGAAAAACCAGAGCAGGAGCCTGTGGAACGACCTCGGAAAACATCCAAGTATATGACAAAATATGAACGTGCAAGAATCCTGGGTACTCGAGCGCTCCAGATCAG CATGAATGCTCCTGTTATGGTTGAGTTGGAGGGTGAAACTGATCCACTTGAG TTATGA
- the LOC104109366 gene encoding protein S-acyltransferase 11-like, with translation MDFADSATTSMTAIRSRSSPSDDVVSPEEHNVTSVSEDHETTCWGCGLRVLVSPHVPAFKCFWCGAITNQNAIKHENQNFRWRRLRDRCFVSILIVFMLIVICGGIWAIYPVVFSAGYIYGGVHILIAIILSISTLSTFSLSAFRSAGAPPNILWGSYPAVTKGALENYRYCEYCSKPKSPRAHHCRSCGMCVLDMDHHCPFIGNCVGAANHRHFVMFLISAIISMVYASIMSAYAAYHVWPPLNSWQVRLLNGAVGQKLLLKMLREIFLAFGSSMLFLPARGLVLVYLFIASVSIEIGLSVLLWQQLCFIYEGKTYLSHISASGGDSTAVKDCQNFSRFFGCPYYTTTRLLPSFFSSKKRHKK, from the exons ATGGATTTTGCGGACTCCGCCACCACGTCAATGACGGCGATCAGGTCCCGCTCCTCCCCCTCCGATGACGTCGTATCTCCG GAGGAGCATAATGTGACATCTGTAAGTGAGGATCATGAGACGACGTGTTGGGGCTGTGGGCTCCGTGTACTTGTTTCACCGCATGTACCTGCTTTCAAGTGTTTCTGGTGTGGAGCTATAACCAACCAGAATGCAATTAAACATGAGAACCAGAACTTCAGGTGGAGACGATTGCGAGACCGGTGTTTCGTTAGCATCCTCATTGTCTTCATGCTAATTGTAATAT GTGGCGGTATTTGGGCCATTTATCCAGTAGTATTTTCTGCTGGTTACATCTACGGTGGTGTTCACATTTTGATTGCTATAATATTGTCCATATCTACCCTGTCTACATTTAGCCTTTCTGCATTTCGATCTGCTGGTGCTCCACCAAACATACTGTGGGGTAGCTATCCGGCCGTGACAAAAGGAGCACTTGAGAATTATAGATATTGTGAATACTGTTCAAAGCCAAAGTCACCCAGGGCACATCATTGTCGTTCTTGTGGAATGTGCGTATTGGACATGGATCATCATTGTCCATTT ATTGGAAACTGTGTTGGTGCAGCAAACCATCGGCACTTTGTCATGTTCCTCATTTCAGCAATCATTAGCATGGTTTACGCATCCATCATGTCTGCCTATGCAGCTTATCATGTTTGGCCACCACTAAACAGCTGGCAAGTCCGACTTCTGAATGGGGCTGTTGGTCAAAAGTTGCTTTTGAAAATGTTAAGAGAAATTTTTCTTGCATTTGGCAGTTCTATGTTGTTTCTACCAGCGAGAGGACTTGTTCTCGTGTACCTCTTTATTGCTAGTGTCTCTATCGAGATAGGTTTAAGCGTGCTTTTATGGCAGCAACTCTGTTTCATATATGAAGGCAAGACCTACTTGAGTCACATAAGTGCATCCGGAGGTGACAGTACTGCAGTAAAAGATTGCCAAAATTTCAGCCGATTCTTTGGCTGCCCTTATTATACTACAACGAGGTTGTTGCCGAGCTTCTTCAGTTCTAAGAAGAGACACAAAAAATGA